From one Agathobaculum sp. NTUH-O15-33 genomic stretch:
- a CDS encoding pentapeptide repeat-containing protein, which yields MEPNERHALNDQALRRRLAIDCGSCCGLCCTALYFAKSEGFPADKSAGKPCKNLLPDHRCAIHGALKARGLKGCLAYDCFGAGQRVTARTFGGRSWTELEEERETMFAAFLSVYGLHQMLWYLLEAASLRLPDALRAQIGGMIGEIDRQADAPAAALAALDPGVWRGKVNPLLHAASETLPVNPGKPLPRDLFGRDLRRFDLSGRDLSMALLIAADLRGCTLRGSNLLGADLRDARLHGADLSQAVFLTQAQLNAAAGDGKTKLPASLRRPATWT from the coding sequence ATGGAACCGAACGAACGCCACGCTTTGAATGATCAGGCGCTGCGCCGCCGCCTTGCCATCGATTGTGGCAGCTGCTGCGGCCTGTGCTGTACCGCGCTTTACTTTGCCAAAAGCGAAGGCTTCCCTGCCGATAAATCGGCAGGGAAGCCCTGTAAAAACTTATTGCCCGATCACCGCTGCGCCATCCACGGCGCGCTAAAGGCGCGCGGCCTCAAGGGCTGCCTTGCGTACGACTGCTTCGGCGCGGGACAACGGGTGACGGCGCGCACCTTCGGCGGCCGGAGCTGGACCGAGCTGGAAGAGGAGCGCGAAACGATGTTCGCCGCGTTCCTTTCCGTTTACGGGCTGCACCAAATGCTTTGGTACCTGCTCGAAGCCGCCTCGCTGCGCCTGCCCGACGCGCTGCGCGCGCAGATCGGCGGCATGATCGGCGAAATAGACCGGCAAGCCGACGCCCCTGCCGCGGCGCTCGCCGCGCTCGATCCGGGCGTATGGCGCGGCAAGGTCAATCCGCTGCTGCATGCCGCGTCGGAAACGCTGCCGGTCAATCCCGGCAAACCGCTGCCCCGCGACCTGTTCGGCCGCGATCTGCGCCGCTTTGATCTTTCGGGCCGCGACCTTTCCATGGCGCTGCTGATCGCCGCCGACCTGCGCGGCTGCACATTGCGCGGCAGCAATCTGCTGGGCGCCGACCTGCGCGACGCGCGCCTGCACGGCGCCGATCTATCGCAGGCGGTTTTTCTAACGCAGGCCCAACTGAACGCCGCCGCGGGCGACGGCAAAACAAAACTGCCCGCTTCTCTGCGCCGTCCCGCCACATGGACTTGA
- a CDS encoding sensor histidine kinase: MLKKLSLRVRLTLLSALVMTGAAIILTAVSMFSADHIFVQNLPQDLGMKTTLSTTAVKSQSMRSGEVSLTQPEADVSYSAQTGEKGEAMDAAVIQISLAKASRQFNLWGLAGLLLVLLLGTGATWLMAGRALGPVRELSSAIEEVGDSNFKRRVEMHGRQDEIGRLAHSFNSMMDKVSASFERQKRFSASAAHELKTPLATMQVGLEVLELDAQPSPERMEKTLAVAKTNTERMIHLLDDLMRLSSDETGEMCDTIPLRELFTEIQAELLPQIQANRLSVSIEAEPEAQLTGSRTMLYRALFNLAENAVKYNRAGGSITLSAKREDDAVEVRVTDTGIGIPEAELPHIFEPFYRVDRSRSRAVGGSGLGLSLVQDIVEKHGGGIRVESAPGEGTVFILRFPVAR; this comes from the coding sequence ATGCTGAAAAAGCTGTCTCTTCGCGTGCGGCTGACGCTTTTGTCGGCGCTCGTCATGACCGGCGCGGCCATCATCCTGACCGCCGTGTCCATGTTCAGCGCCGACCATATTTTTGTGCAGAACCTGCCGCAGGATCTGGGCATGAAAACGACCCTTTCCACGACTGCGGTGAAAAGCCAATCCATGCGCAGCGGCGAGGTCAGCTTGACGCAGCCGGAAGCCGATGTTTCGTACTCCGCGCAAACAGGCGAAAAAGGCGAAGCCATGGACGCTGCCGTGATACAGATATCGCTTGCCAAGGCCAGCCGCCAATTCAACCTATGGGGCCTTGCGGGTCTGCTGCTCGTGCTGCTGTTGGGCACGGGCGCGACATGGCTGATGGCTGGCCGCGCGTTGGGGCCGGTGCGCGAGCTTTCCTCCGCCATTGAGGAAGTGGGCGACAGCAACTTCAAGCGCCGTGTGGAGATGCATGGCAGGCAGGACGAGATCGGGCGGCTCGCGCACTCCTTTAACAGCATGATGGACAAGGTGAGCGCCTCGTTCGAGCGGCAAAAACGGTTTTCCGCTTCGGCCGCGCATGAGCTGAAAACGCCGCTTGCCACCATGCAGGTAGGGCTGGAGGTGCTGGAGCTGGACGCGCAGCCCTCGCCCGAACGCATGGAAAAAACGCTCGCCGTGGCAAAAACCAACACCGAGCGCATGATTCACCTATTGGACGACCTGATGCGCCTGTCTTCCGATGAGACCGGCGAAATGTGCGATACCATACCGCTGCGCGAGCTGTTCACTGAAATACAGGCAGAGCTGTTGCCGCAGATTCAGGCGAACCGCCTTTCCGTTTCCATTGAAGCGGAGCCGGAGGCGCAGTTGACCGGCAGCCGCACCATGCTCTACCGCGCGCTGTTTAATCTGGCGGAAAACGCGGTAAAGTACAACCGCGCGGGCGGCTCGATCACGCTTTCCGCAAAGCGGGAGGACGACGCGGTCGAGGTGCGCGTGACCGATACGGGCATCGGCATTCCGGAAGCCGAATTGCCGCATATTTTCGAGCCGTTTTACCGGGTGGACCGTTCGCGCTCCCGCGCGGTCGGCGGTTCCGGTCTGGGACTGAGTTTGGTGCAGGATATCGTGGAAAAGCATGGAGGCGGCATCCGCGTGGAGAGCGCGCCCGGCGAGGGCACCGTGTTCATTTTGCGGTTCCCGGTCGCGCGGTGA
- a CDS encoding response regulator transcription factor, translating into MRLLIVEDETDMQEALCYGLRKCGYAVDSTGDGADAVELCEINDYDLVVLDLNLPGLDGMEALDRIRSLDKPTKILILSARSELADKVLGLDGGASDYLTKPFHFEELEARIRVLLRRSFIQEEAVLSRGGLSLDTNNKTASFDGAPLELSRREYAVLDYLMAHMGRAVSAEELLEHVWDIETDPFTNQVKVYISMIRRKLAAFTSENMIRSIRGAGYIIDKEEKPC; encoded by the coding sequence GTGAGGCTTCTGATCGTCGAGGACGAAACGGATATGCAGGAGGCCCTGTGCTACGGCCTGCGTAAATGCGGCTATGCCGTGGATTCCACAGGCGACGGCGCGGACGCCGTGGAGCTGTGCGAAATCAATGATTACGATCTGGTGGTGCTGGACCTGAACCTGCCCGGCCTAGACGGCATGGAGGCGCTCGACCGCATCCGGTCGCTGGATAAGCCTACAAAAATACTGATTCTTTCCGCCCGCTCCGAGCTTGCGGATAAAGTTCTGGGGCTGGACGGCGGGGCCAGCGATTACCTGACAAAACCCTTTCATTTTGAGGAGCTGGAGGCGCGCATCCGCGTGCTGCTGCGCCGCTCCTTTATCCAAGAGGAGGCCGTCCTTTCACGGGGCGGCCTCTCTCTGGATACCAACAACAAAACGGCGAGCTTTGACGGCGCGCCGCTGGAGCTGTCGCGGCGCGAGTACGCCGTGCTGGACTATTTGATGGCCCATATGGGCCGCGCGGTCAGCGCGGAGGAACTGCTGGAGCATGTGTGGGATATCGAGACCGATCCGTTCACCAATCAGGTCAAGGTCTATATCAGCATGATCCGGCGCAAGCTGGCGGCCTTTACAAGCGAGAATATGATTCGGAGCATCCGCGGCGCCGGTTATATCATAGACAAGGAGGAAAAACCATGCTGA
- a CDS encoding nitroreductase family protein, translating into MEAIECIKTRRSVRRFTEEPVTKELVNQIIETAAYAPSWKNTQIARYIIVTDPAKKERLGACMLGFTANQKTAAGAPAIVAVTMITGRSGYERDGSFTTSQGTHWQSFDAGIATQTFCLAAHANGLGTVVMGIYDEKKVAEVLDIPEGQQVAALLALGHPAEEPMIPKRKDVDILVSFQ; encoded by the coding sequence ATGGAAGCAATCGAATGCATCAAGACGCGCCGCAGCGTGCGCCGCTTTACCGAGGAGCCGGTGACCAAGGAGCTGGTAAACCAGATCATCGAGACCGCCGCCTACGCGCCGAGCTGGAAGAACACGCAGATCGCGCGGTACATCATCGTGACCGATCCGGCGAAAAAGGAACGGCTGGGCGCGTGCATGCTCGGCTTTACGGCCAACCAGAAAACCGCCGCCGGCGCGCCCGCCATTGTCGCCGTGACGATGATAACGGGCCGTTCGGGCTACGAGCGGGACGGCTCGTTCACCACCTCGCAGGGCACGCACTGGCAATCGTTCGACGCGGGCATCGCCACGCAGACGTTTTGCCTTGCCGCGCATGCGAACGGATTGGGCACGGTCGTCATGGGCATTTATGATGAAAAGAAGGTCGCCGAGGTGCTGGATATCCCCGAGGGGCAGCAGGTCGCGGCGCTTCTGGCGCTTGGGCACCCGGCGGAGGAGCCGATGATCCCGAAGCGCAAGGATGTGGATATCCTCGTTTCCTTTCAATAA
- a CDS encoding secondary thiamine-phosphate synthase enzyme YjbQ, with amino-acid sequence MKTREFTLRTDRACMIDVTDKVCAVIRESGVQSGLCVVYCPHTTAGITINENADSDVRHDLLLGLREAFPNRREFRHAEGNSVAHLKSSCVGASQTILIEDGRPLLGTWQGVYFCEFDGPRTRRFQVKVLEDMAI; translated from the coding sequence ATGAAGACGCGGGAATTTACCCTGCGCACCGACCGCGCGTGTATGATCGATGTGACGGACAAGGTTTGCGCCGTTATCCGCGAAAGCGGTGTGCAGAGCGGCTTATGCGTTGTTTACTGTCCGCATACGACGGCGGGCATCACCATCAACGAAAACGCCGATTCCGATGTGCGGCACGATCTGCTGCTCGGTCTGCGCGAGGCGTTCCCGAACCGGCGCGAGTTCCGCCACGCGGAGGGAAACTCCGTCGCGCACCTGAAAAGCAGCTGTGTCGGCGCGAGCCAGACCATTCTCATCGAGGACGGCCGCCCGCTGCTCGGCACGTGGCAGGGCGTATACTTCTGCGAGTTCGACGGCCCGCGCACCCGCCGCTTTCAGGTCAAGGTGCTGGAGGATATGGCGATTTGA
- a CDS encoding hydrolase — translation MTAEKEQFIEIYHKNITRPGADKLLAWMEGTDFFTAPASTRFHAAHEGGLLEHSLNVYHVLISKHYDPAADDLESFTLVSLLHDLCKAGFYSVEMRNRKNEQGTWEKVPFYVVDDKFPYGHGEKSVFLVERFLRLKNEEAVAIRWHMGGFDDAAKAGSFAIAHAYEKYPLAVKLHLADLEATYLCENREDKA, via the coding sequence ATGACCGCTGAAAAGGAACAATTTATCGAGATCTATCATAAGAACATCACCCGGCCGGGCGCGGATAAGCTGCTCGCGTGGATGGAGGGCACGGACTTTTTCACGGCCCCTGCTTCGACCCGCTTCCACGCGGCGCACGAGGGCGGGCTGCTCGAGCACTCGCTCAACGTGTACCATGTGCTGATCTCCAAGCATTACGACCCTGCCGCGGACGATTTGGAAAGCTTTACGCTCGTTTCCCTGCTGCACGATCTGTGCAAGGCGGGGTTCTACAGCGTGGAGATGCGCAACCGCAAAAACGAGCAGGGCACTTGGGAAAAGGTGCCGTTTTACGTGGTCGACGATAAGTTTCCCTACGGCCACGGCGAAAAGTCGGTCTTTTTGGTCGAGCGCTTTCTGCGCCTGAAAAACGAAGAGGCCGTCGCCATCCGCTGGCATATGGGCGGCTTTGACGACGCGGCCAAGGCGGGTTCGTTCGCCATCGCGCACGCTTATGAGAAGTACCCGCTCGCGGTCAAGCTGCATCTGGCTGATCTGGAGGCCACCTACTTATGTGAAAACCGGGAGGACAAAGCATGA